The following are encoded together in the Kribbella sp. CA-293567 genome:
- a CDS encoding polyprenyl synthetase family protein — MYADADIPTEIQAALTSFLDIQQERLAAIGPELEEQVQAARDATSGGKRLRPSFCYWGFRAAGGDPDKQPILKAAASLEMLHVSALVHDDVMDSSDVRRGAPAAHRRFEALQRARSEKSGHGGDPVGFGIGAAILLGDLCLIWADEMLNTSGFDAGSLAAASKFFDAVRVEVTAGQYLDLVAQASGEADMDRALRVLRYKAATYTVERPLHIGAALGGGGQHLVDSLSAYGLPLGEAFQLRDDLLGVFGDPALTGKPAGDDLREGKRTVLTAYAVEHASEVQLTEFDRLFGRPDLDDDEIQLLREILQDSRAVQACEDLISERTEDALDALERAPIDDDTSRKALADLAIAATSRHL, encoded by the coding sequence GTGTATGCCGACGCAGACATCCCGACCGAGATCCAGGCCGCGCTGACCAGCTTCCTGGACATCCAGCAGGAGCGGCTCGCCGCGATCGGACCGGAGCTCGAGGAGCAGGTCCAGGCCGCGCGCGACGCGACCAGCGGTGGCAAGCGGCTGCGACCGTCGTTCTGCTACTGGGGTTTCCGGGCCGCCGGTGGCGATCCGGACAAGCAGCCGATCCTGAAGGCCGCGGCGAGCCTGGAGATGCTGCACGTCAGCGCGCTGGTGCACGACGACGTGATGGACTCGTCCGACGTACGCCGCGGCGCGCCGGCCGCGCACCGGCGCTTCGAGGCCCTGCAGCGGGCTCGCTCGGAAAAGTCCGGCCACGGCGGCGACCCGGTCGGCTTCGGGATCGGCGCGGCCATCCTGCTCGGCGACCTGTGCCTGATCTGGGCCGACGAGATGCTCAACACGTCCGGTTTCGACGCGGGCTCGCTGGCCGCGGCCTCGAAGTTCTTCGACGCGGTCCGGGTGGAGGTGACGGCCGGGCAGTACCTGGACCTGGTCGCCCAGGCCTCGGGCGAGGCCGACATGGACCGGGCCCTGCGCGTCCTGCGGTACAAGGCGGCCACCTACACGGTCGAACGCCCGCTCCACATCGGCGCCGCGCTCGGTGGCGGCGGACAGCACCTGGTCGACTCGCTGTCGGCGTACGGGCTGCCGCTGGGTGAGGCTTTCCAGCTGCGTGACGATCTGCTGGGTGTCTTCGGCGATCCGGCGCTGACCGGCAAGCCGGCCGGTGACGACCTGCGGGAGGGCAAGCGGACCGTACTCACGGCGTACGCGGTCGAGCACGCGTCGGAGGTGCAGTTGACCGAGTTCGACCGGCTGTTCGGCCGGCCGGACCTGGACGACGACGAGATCCAGTTGCTCCGCGAGATCCTGCAGGACAGCCGCGCGGTGCAGGCCTGCGAGGACCTGATCAGCGAGCGCACCGAGGACGCCCTCGACGCGCTGGAGCGGGCTCCGATCGACGACGACACCTCCCGCAAGGCGCTCGCCGACCTGGCCATCGCCGCCACCTCGCGGCACCTCTGA
- a CDS encoding helix-turn-helix domain-containing protein codes for MLYSVEQVAEQLGLHVRTIRNYVRDGRLKAVRIGKQYRISREDLEAFTGLPAAEADLDGRHVEVSSIVQVDAIDRAGADRISTHLHAAVNQGGLGRLRVETAYDEDRGTLKVIILGEPEVTADLLRTIGLLAKA; via the coding sequence ATGCTGTATTCGGTCGAGCAGGTGGCAGAGCAGCTCGGGCTGCATGTGCGGACCATCCGGAACTACGTCCGCGACGGCCGGCTGAAGGCGGTCCGGATCGGCAAGCAGTACCGGATCTCCCGGGAGGATCTCGAAGCCTTCACCGGCCTCCCGGCCGCCGAGGCCGACCTGGACGGGCGGCATGTCGAGGTGTCGAGCATCGTGCAGGTCGACGCGATCGACCGGGCCGGCGCCGACCGGATCAGCACCCACCTGCACGCGGCGGTCAACCAGGGCGGCCTCGGCCGGCTGCGGGTGGAGACCGCCTACGACGAGGACCGCGGCACGCTGAAGGTGATCATCCTCGGCGAACCCGAGGTGACGGCCGACCTGCTGCGCACGATCGGCCTGCTCGCCAAGGCGTGA
- a CDS encoding DUF4180 domain-containing protein — translation MRTYQATTVIKSDTDAVDVIAEAHYGHDAEWVVVPVELLPAEFFRLSSGLAGAIVQKFVNYRMGLIVLGDVSAYAAASTPFRDWVREAGRGRELKFVPDQAALDCLHAGGDLTAGA, via the coding sequence TTGAGGACATATCAGGCGACCACGGTGATCAAGAGCGACACGGACGCCGTCGACGTCATCGCGGAAGCGCACTACGGGCACGACGCCGAGTGGGTGGTGGTGCCGGTCGAGCTGCTGCCGGCCGAGTTCTTCCGGCTGAGCAGCGGGCTGGCCGGGGCGATCGTGCAGAAGTTCGTCAACTACCGGATGGGACTGATCGTGCTGGGCGACGTCTCGGCGTACGCCGCGGCCAGTACGCCGTTCCGTGACTGGGTCCGGGAGGCAGGCCGGGGTCGCGAGCTGAAGTTCGTGCCGGATCAGGCCGCGCTAGATTGCCTTCATGCTGGAGGAGATCTCACCGCGGGCGCCTGA
- a CDS encoding YqjF family protein, with protein MLEEISPRAPELLRPRILRQAWRDLSFIHWAVEPAAVARYFPPGTRPDTFEGRTYVGLVPFRMVMFGSLLETNVRLYSVDGTGRRGVIFLSLDATRLSLVAGARGTLGIPYRWAQMQHHVEGNQHIYVTSALRWPRLTAGSTIQVRVGDQLEPGPLEHFLTARWGLHLTRAGRTWYMPNEHPSWVLRHAELEHFEDRGLLASVGLGELSARPPDHVAFSAGVTTLFGLPRGPVPH; from the coding sequence ATGCTGGAGGAGATCTCACCGCGGGCGCCTGAGCTGCTTCGGCCGCGCATCCTCCGGCAGGCCTGGCGGGACCTGTCCTTCATCCACTGGGCCGTCGAACCGGCCGCGGTCGCGCGCTACTTTCCGCCCGGCACTCGGCCGGACACCTTCGAAGGCCGGACGTACGTCGGCCTGGTGCCCTTCCGGATGGTCATGTTCGGCTCGCTGCTGGAGACCAACGTCCGCCTGTACTCCGTGGACGGCACCGGACGGCGCGGAGTGATCTTCCTCAGTCTCGACGCCACCCGCCTGTCGCTCGTCGCAGGTGCCCGCGGCACACTCGGCATCCCCTATCGCTGGGCGCAAATGCAGCACCACGTCGAAGGCAACCAGCACATCTACGTCACCTCAGCACTGCGCTGGCCGCGGTTGACCGCCGGCAGCACGATCCAGGTGCGCGTCGGCGACCAACTGGAGCCCGGCCCGCTGGAGCACTTCCTGACCGCGCGCTGGGGCCTGCACCTCACCAGGGCCGGCCGCACTTGGTACATGCCCAACGAGCACCCGTCCTGGGTCCTGCGACACGCAGAACTGGAGCACTTCGAAGACCGTGGGCTGCTCGCCTCGGTAGGACTGGGAGAGCTCAGCGCCCGCCCGCCCGACCACGTGGCCTTCAGCGCCGGCGTAACGACCCTGTTCGGCCTGCCTAGAGGACCGGTACCTCACTGA
- a CDS encoding barstar family protein — MTDLHTLLGQGLRPGVYRWPSELTVDQARRTVTKAGWNFVLLDTTSVHDKAGFLDVCATAFDLPRWFGRNWDALADSLGDRSTGEPEVVLWEGWRNLLNDDHDTVDVALQIFTEDANESGQLRVLLREADDVPGLLSEVPVL; from the coding sequence ATGACGGACCTGCACACGCTGCTGGGCCAGGGCCTGCGTCCGGGCGTCTACCGGTGGCCGTCCGAGCTGACTGTCGACCAGGCACGCCGCACCGTCACCAAGGCCGGCTGGAACTTCGTCCTGCTCGACACCACGAGCGTGCACGACAAGGCGGGCTTCCTCGACGTCTGCGCGACCGCCTTCGACCTGCCGCGCTGGTTCGGGCGGAACTGGGACGCCCTGGCCGACTCACTGGGTGATCGGTCGACGGGCGAGCCCGAGGTGGTGCTGTGGGAGGGCTGGCGAAACCTGCTGAACGACGACCACGACACGGTCGACGTGGCGCTGCAGATCTTCACCGAGGACGCCAACGAGTCGGGTCAGTTGCGAGTGCTGCTGCGCGAGGCCGACGACGTACCGGGCCTGCTCAGTGAGGTACCGGTCCTCTAG
- a CDS encoding ribonuclease domain-containing protein, translating to MMNNPKVVRAVAVVVIALMVITLAASLIGCSPSGTATQDRPTKDPVSGLPYVAVADLPKEGQQTLELIDKGGPYPYGKDGATFGNFEKILPKQNRGYYREFTVKTPGERDRGARRIVTGQGDERYYTDDHYKSFRRIQADGGTGG from the coding sequence ATGATGAACAACCCGAAGGTGGTCCGGGCGGTCGCGGTTGTCGTGATCGCGCTGATGGTGATCACGCTGGCCGCGTCGCTCATCGGCTGCAGTCCGTCCGGTACGGCGACCCAGGACAGGCCCACGAAGGATCCGGTCAGCGGCCTGCCCTATGTGGCCGTGGCCGACCTCCCGAAGGAGGGGCAGCAGACGCTCGAGCTGATCGACAAGGGCGGGCCGTACCCGTACGGCAAGGACGGTGCCACCTTCGGCAACTTCGAGAAGATCCTGCCGAAGCAGAACCGTGGCTACTACCGGGAGTTCACCGTGAAGACGCCGGGCGAGCGGGACCGCGGCGCGCGCCGGATCGTGACGGGGCAGGGCGACGAGCGTTACTACACTGACGACCACTACAAGTCGTTCCGCCGGATCCAGGCGGACGGGGGGACAGGCGGATGA
- the thiE gene encoding thiamine phosphate synthase, translating to MTEHTVDAGLRHRLADAHLYLCTDAREQQGDLEQFLDAALGGGVDIVQLRQKNLEAADELAALEVFAAACRRHGKLLAVNDRADIAFAAGADILHLGQRDLPVPAARAVTGMEPVIGRSTHTFSQVNAAVDEQGSDYFCVGPTWETPTKPGRSAAGLELVSYAASRPTEKPWFAIGGIDLDRLDQVVEAGATRVVVVRAITDADDPAEAAGEFSRRLRRAG from the coding sequence GTGACTGAGCACACCGTTGACGCCGGACTACGGCACCGGCTGGCCGACGCCCACCTCTACCTGTGCACGGATGCCCGGGAGCAGCAGGGCGATCTCGAGCAGTTCCTGGACGCCGCCCTGGGAGGTGGTGTGGACATCGTCCAGTTGCGGCAGAAGAACCTGGAGGCCGCTGACGAACTGGCGGCCCTGGAGGTCTTCGCGGCGGCGTGCCGGCGGCACGGCAAGCTCCTTGCCGTCAACGACCGCGCGGACATCGCCTTCGCCGCGGGCGCCGACATCCTGCACCTCGGCCAACGGGACCTGCCGGTGCCGGCCGCGCGGGCCGTCACCGGGATGGAACCGGTGATCGGCCGCTCCACCCACACCTTCAGCCAGGTCAACGCCGCCGTCGACGAGCAGGGCTCGGACTACTTCTGTGTCGGCCCGACCTGGGAGACCCCGACCAAACCCGGCCGCAGCGCCGCCGGGCTCGAGCTGGTCTCGTACGCCGCGAGCCGGCCGACGGAGAAGCCGTGGTTCGCGATCGGCGGGATCGACCTCGACCGGCTGGACCAGGTGGTCGAGGCAGGCGCGACCCGCGTGGTCGTCGTACGGGCGATCACCGACGCGGACGACCCGGCCGAAGCGGCGGGGGAGTTCAGCCGGCGGTTGCGGCGCGCCGGATGA
- the thiO gene encoding glycine oxidase ThiO: MAERTCDVVIIGAGLIGLATAWRLAVDNIQVTVCDPTPGGQTSSVAAGMLAPVTEVEYGEDALLALNLASVAAWPAFAEELEALTGESAGLHRTGTLSVAYDADDAAAIRRLAEYQRRLGLEVEELTSREARKREPLLAAGVTAGVWVPGDHSVDNRQAVSTLLGAAELSGVQVVRQRVRRVLTSGATAVGVELEDGSAVHAGQVIAATGPWSAQLEGIPPELQVPVRPVKGEVLRLRVPEAYRPALNHTVRATARGFSVYLVPRPGGELVVGATTSELGYDTRVLAGGVFALLRDARMILPITDELELVEAVAGLRPATPDNAPILGPSGLDGLLWATGHYRNGVLLTPVSAQVLADTVRTGVLPELAAPFLASRFAEVKVAP, from the coding sequence ATGGCCGAGCGAACCTGCGACGTCGTCATCATCGGTGCGGGGCTGATCGGCCTCGCGACCGCTTGGCGGCTCGCTGTAGACAATATCCAGGTGACGGTATGCGACCCCACCCCCGGCGGCCAGACCTCGTCGGTGGCCGCCGGCATGCTCGCCCCCGTCACCGAGGTCGAGTACGGCGAGGACGCCCTGCTCGCGCTCAACCTCGCCAGCGTGGCCGCCTGGCCGGCCTTTGCGGAGGAGCTGGAAGCCCTCACCGGTGAATCCGCCGGGCTGCACCGCACCGGAACCCTCTCGGTCGCGTACGACGCCGATGACGCCGCCGCGATCCGCCGCCTCGCCGAATACCAGCGAAGGCTCGGCCTGGAGGTCGAGGAACTCACCAGCCGGGAAGCCCGCAAGCGAGAGCCGTTGCTCGCAGCCGGCGTCACTGCCGGCGTCTGGGTGCCCGGCGATCACTCCGTGGACAACCGCCAGGCCGTCTCGACTTTGCTGGGTGCCGCCGAGCTGAGCGGCGTCCAGGTCGTCAGGCAGCGAGTACGCCGCGTCCTCACCTCCGGCGCTACTGCAGTCGGGGTGGAGCTGGAAGACGGATCGGCCGTTCATGCCGGCCAGGTCATCGCTGCGACCGGCCCGTGGTCTGCACAGCTCGAAGGCATCCCGCCGGAACTGCAGGTGCCGGTCCGTCCAGTCAAGGGTGAGGTACTGCGCCTGCGGGTGCCCGAGGCGTACCGGCCGGCTCTGAACCACACAGTGCGAGCGACAGCCCGAGGGTTCTCCGTCTACCTGGTCCCCCGCCCAGGTGGTGAGCTGGTGGTCGGCGCCACCACGTCGGAACTCGGCTACGACACTCGTGTGCTGGCTGGAGGAGTGTTCGCGCTTCTGCGGGATGCGCGGATGATCCTGCCCATCACCGACGAGCTGGAACTGGTGGAGGCAGTGGCCGGATTACGGCCGGCCACACCCGACAATGCACCGATCCTGGGGCCCTCCGGCCTCGACGGACTGCTGTGGGCGACAGGGCACTACCGCAACGGCGTACTGCTGACTCCTGTCTCCGCACAGGTCCTCGCCGACACTGTCCGTACCGGAGTCCTTCCCGAGCTGGCAGCACCCTTCCTGGCCAGCCGTTTCGCCGAAGTTAAGGTGGCGCCATGA
- the thiS gene encoding sulfur carrier protein ThiS, which produces MNVVVNGSAEQIAAGTTVAEVVERWARTPVGVAVAVNEAVVTRTEWPGTTLAEGDRVEILTAVQGG; this is translated from the coding sequence ATGAACGTGGTCGTGAACGGTAGCGCCGAGCAGATCGCAGCCGGAACCACAGTGGCCGAGGTGGTCGAGCGCTGGGCACGCACGCCGGTCGGGGTGGCAGTAGCAGTGAACGAGGCCGTGGTGACCCGGACAGAGTGGCCCGGGACGACACTGGCCGAAGGCGATCGGGTGGAGATCCTCACCGCGGTCCAGGGCGGTTGA
- a CDS encoding thiazole synthase, whose product MSDDTLVIAGREFTSRLVMGTGGAPSLEVLEEALVASGTQLTTVALRRLDPNQQGSVLDVLRKHDIAVLPNTAGCFTAGEAVLTARLAREALQTDLIKLEVVADDHTLLPDPVELLDAAETLAADGFAVLAYTNDDPILARRLEQVGCVAVMPLGSPIGSGLGIRNPHNISMIVEAAKVPIVLDAGIGTASDAALAMELGCDAVLLATAVTRAERPALMAAAMRDAVTAGRGARLAGRIPRRYHSAQASSPLDGRASL is encoded by the coding sequence ATGAGTGACGACACGTTGGTGATCGCAGGACGCGAGTTCACGTCCCGGCTGGTGATGGGGACCGGCGGTGCGCCGAGCCTCGAAGTACTGGAGGAGGCACTGGTCGCCTCCGGGACACAGCTGACCACTGTGGCGCTCCGGCGGCTCGACCCGAACCAGCAGGGGTCCGTCCTGGACGTACTGCGCAAGCACGACATCGCAGTACTGCCGAACACCGCGGGGTGTTTCACTGCCGGTGAGGCCGTGCTGACCGCCCGGCTTGCCCGGGAGGCCTTGCAGACCGACCTGATCAAGCTGGAGGTGGTTGCCGACGACCACACCCTGCTGCCCGATCCGGTGGAGCTGCTGGACGCCGCAGAGACCCTCGCGGCGGACGGCTTCGCCGTGCTCGCCTACACCAACGACGACCCGATCCTGGCCCGCCGGCTGGAGCAGGTCGGTTGCGTCGCGGTGATGCCGCTTGGCTCGCCCATCGGCTCGGGACTGGGCATCCGCAACCCCCACAACATCAGCATGATCGTCGAGGCGGCCAAGGTGCCGATCGTGCTGGACGCGGGCATCGGTACGGCGAGTGACGCCGCGCTGGCGATGGAGCTCGGTTGCGACGCCGTACTGCTCGCGACCGCGGTCACCCGGGCGGAGCGGCCGGCGCTGATGGCCGCCGCGATGCGTGATGCCGTCACGGCCGGGCGAGGCGCGCGGCTGGCCGGACGCATTCCCCGCCGGTACCACTCCGCCCAGGCCTCGTCACCGCTCGACGGGCGCGCGTCACTTTAG
- a CDS encoding LysM peptidoglycan-binding domain-containing protein has product MGNTWRKVLRVSTGFAVPLLAAGVITAGSPGFGQYKVKNGDTLSHIAAAYGTDVRTLVSLNQLPGNGNAIYAGDVLKLPGKAPQRGGSQQPGQAKRSQLGRVVYVVKAGDTIGQIARRYHCSQANLLAANGLRAGDHIYAGKKILVPVKLKATPVAKKPVKSTRKKTKNNTFAGRTYADHIVSAADRNRAALRKRNLPTRAQMRTLIITTAKRYGVDPELALAISWQESGWKQRVVSPANAVGAMQVIPSTGQFTSSIVGRKLDLLKPQDNVTAGVVLLSRLTRAATLDIAVAGYYQGLGGVRRNGMYPDTKLYVKSVLRLKAQFEKGWSPL; this is encoded by the coding sequence ATGGGCAACACGTGGAGAAAGGTCCTGCGGGTATCGACTGGTTTCGCGGTTCCGCTGCTCGCAGCCGGAGTCATCACCGCCGGATCACCGGGCTTCGGGCAGTACAAGGTCAAGAACGGTGACACGCTCAGCCACATCGCGGCGGCGTACGGCACCGACGTCCGCACGCTGGTCTCGCTGAACCAGCTGCCTGGCAACGGCAACGCCATCTACGCCGGCGACGTGCTGAAGCTACCGGGCAAGGCCCCTCAGCGAGGCGGATCCCAGCAGCCGGGCCAGGCCAAGCGTTCGCAGCTCGGCCGGGTCGTCTACGTGGTCAAGGCCGGCGACACGATCGGCCAGATCGCGCGGCGCTACCACTGCTCGCAGGCCAACCTGCTGGCGGCGAACGGGTTGCGGGCCGGCGACCACATCTATGCCGGCAAGAAGATCCTGGTGCCGGTCAAGCTCAAGGCCACGCCGGTCGCGAAGAAGCCGGTCAAGAGCACCCGGAAGAAGACCAAGAACAACACCTTCGCCGGCCGCACGTACGCCGACCACATCGTCTCGGCCGCGGACCGCAACCGGGCCGCGCTGCGCAAGCGCAACCTGCCGACGCGGGCCCAGATGCGGACCCTGATCATCACCACGGCCAAGCGGTACGGCGTCGACCCCGAACTGGCGCTGGCCATCTCGTGGCAGGAGTCCGGCTGGAAGCAGCGGGTCGTCTCGCCCGCCAACGCGGTCGGCGCGATGCAGGTGATCCCGTCGACCGGCCAGTTCACCTCGAGCATCGTCGGCCGCAAGCTGGACCTGCTCAAGCCACAGGACAACGTCACGGCGGGTGTGGTGCTGCTCAGCCGGCTGACCAGAGCGGCAACGCTCGACATCGCGGTGGCCGGCTACTACCAGGGTCTGGGCGGCGTCCGGCGAAACGGCATGTACCCCGACACCAAGCTGTACGTGAAGTCCGTGCTGCGGCTCAAGGCGCAGTTCGAGAAGGGCTGGAGCCCGCTCTGA
- the pknB gene encoding Stk1 family PASTA domain-containing Ser/Thr kinase — protein sequence MTEDVGTQVGDRLVGRVLDGRYRVGSRVAKGGMATVYEALDMRLDRIVALKVMHLGMGDDAEFGRRFVAEARAAAKLSHPNVVAVFDQGDDHDTLFLAMEYVPGRTLRDVIRQQSPMPPARALDLLAPVLSALSAAHDAGIVHRDIKPENVLISNDGTIKVADFGLARAVTTTGNTATQGLLMGTVSYLAPELVTDGRADARSDVYSAGILLYELLTGRKPHTGDTPIQVAYAHVHADVPPPSQLVQGIPPYVDALVQRATARERDLRPADARVFSRQVHRVRNAIEEGLPDDPELTGDLTVPIQQMRQDNEYDDGYTRGSGYAEHQPRNDTIVVPYEPPTSRVPQQSLLRPQGATRQAATPPVRQVPRQSRGRGFIALFAVLALALGVGSAAWFYGVHRYTETPLLLNLTAADAGTKAGELGLTTNLANQDFSEDIPKGEVMKTDPEPGARIRKDGEIALTVSKGPERYRVPQLAGLDEEAARRALESVKLIVGQVSQSYSESVPTGRVIVFSPRFDSVMKPGETVNLAISKGKKPIAVPDLTGKSAREATRTLKKAGFAVGRTDQYDEKMPEGRVISQTPSNGTLYAKDKVQLVVSKGPALREIPSVRSKKLADAQRILTAAGFQVKVVKAQFNLGLNLVAAQSPGAGTKAKPGTTITVTVL from the coding sequence GTGACGGAAGACGTAGGCACCCAGGTGGGCGACCGCCTTGTCGGGCGAGTGCTCGACGGGCGGTACCGGGTGGGCTCGCGGGTCGCCAAGGGCGGCATGGCGACCGTCTACGAAGCGCTCGACATGCGGCTGGACCGGATCGTCGCCCTCAAGGTGATGCACCTCGGGATGGGCGACGACGCGGAGTTCGGACGGCGGTTCGTGGCCGAGGCCCGGGCCGCCGCCAAGCTCTCGCACCCCAACGTGGTCGCCGTCTTCGACCAGGGCGACGACCACGACACGCTCTTCCTGGCGATGGAGTACGTGCCCGGCCGTACGCTGCGCGACGTCATCCGCCAGCAGTCGCCGATGCCGCCCGCGCGGGCGCTCGACCTGCTCGCGCCGGTGCTGTCCGCGCTCTCGGCCGCTCACGACGCGGGCATCGTGCACCGCGACATCAAGCCCGAGAACGTGCTGATCTCCAACGACGGCACCATCAAGGTCGCGGACTTCGGACTGGCCCGGGCGGTCACCACGACCGGCAACACCGCGACCCAGGGCCTGCTGATGGGCACGGTCTCGTACTTGGCCCCCGAGCTCGTGACCGACGGCCGCGCCGACGCCCGATCCGACGTGTACTCCGCCGGCATCCTGCTGTACGAATTGCTCACCGGCCGCAAACCCCATACCGGCGACACCCCGATCCAGGTCGCCTACGCCCACGTCCACGCCGACGTGCCTCCGCCTTCGCAACTCGTCCAGGGCATCCCGCCGTACGTCGACGCCCTGGTCCAGCGAGCCACCGCCAGAGAGCGCGATCTCCGGCCGGCCGACGCGCGGGTGTTCAGCCGTCAGGTCCACCGGGTGCGCAACGCGATCGAGGAGGGGCTGCCCGACGATCCCGAGCTGACCGGCGACCTGACCGTGCCGATCCAGCAGATGCGTCAGGACAACGAGTACGACGACGGCTACACGCGAGGCAGTGGGTATGCCGAGCACCAGCCACGCAACGACACCATCGTCGTACCGTACGAGCCGCCGACGAGCCGGGTGCCGCAGCAGTCGCTGCTGCGGCCTCAAGGTGCGACTCGCCAGGCGGCGACTCCCCCGGTGCGGCAGGTGCCCCGACAGTCGCGGGGACGTGGGTTCATCGCGTTGTTCGCCGTACTGGCGCTGGCGCTGGGAGTCGGCTCGGCGGCGTGGTTCTACGGCGTACACCGGTACACCGAGACGCCGTTGCTGCTGAACCTGACCGCCGCTGACGCCGGTACCAAGGCGGGCGAACTGGGTCTGACCACGAATCTGGCGAACCAGGACTTCTCGGAGGACATCCCCAAGGGGGAGGTCATGAAGACCGACCCCGAGCCGGGCGCGCGGATCCGCAAGGACGGCGAGATCGCGCTCACCGTCTCCAAGGGCCCCGAGCGGTATCGCGTGCCACAGCTCGCCGGTCTCGACGAGGAGGCCGCGCGACGCGCGCTGGAGTCGGTCAAGCTGATCGTCGGGCAGGTGAGCCAGTCCTACAGCGAGTCGGTGCCGACCGGCCGGGTGATCGTGTTCTCGCCGAGGTTCGACTCGGTGATGAAGCCGGGCGAGACGGTGAACCTTGCCATCAGCAAGGGCAAGAAGCCGATCGCCGTACCGGACCTGACCGGCAAGTCGGCCCGCGAGGCCACCCGCACGCTGAAGAAGGCCGGCTTCGCGGTCGGCCGCACCGACCAGTACGACGAGAAGATGCCCGAAGGACGGGTGATCAGCCAGACCCCCAGCAACGGCACCCTCTATGCCAAGGACAAGGTCCAGCTGGTCGTCTCCAAGGGCCCGGCACTGCGCGAGATCCCCAGCGTCCGCAGCAAGAAACTCGCCGACGCCCAACGCATCCTCACCGCGGCGGGCTTCCAGGTGAAGGTGGTCAAGGCCCAGTTCAACCTCGGCCTCAACCTGGTCGCCGCCCAGTCCCCCGGCGCGGGCACCAAAGCGAAGCCCGGCACGACCATCACCGTCACCGTCCTCTAG